AGACTACAACCAAACCACCCTCCGGGAGGCGATCCTGCAGGAGCGGGAATGGGAATTTTATTTTGAGCAGAAAGCCCGGGAGGATCAGATCCGCCATGGCGTGTTCATCGAGCGGGCTCAGGCCCGTGGGAAGAACGCCCAGGAATTCCGCAGGTTGTTCCCCATCCCCCAGGTAGAGCTGGACGCGAATTCCCTGCTGGAACAGAATCCCGGATATTAATCAATAGATCTATTGTATATGCAAGTTTATAGAAGACTCCTGCCTATGCGCATCCTCAAGGGGAAGGCAATGGGCGCCCGCAACCTGATGGCCCTGACCATGTGCCTGGGCCTGATGGCGGGTTGTCAAAATACCGAAACCAGCCCGGGCGACAGCGAAGGAACCGCTGCTGCCGGGGGCATACCCGAAAAGCCGAATTTCATCATCGTATTTGCCGATGACCTGGGGTACGGCGACCTGAGCTCCTTTGGTCACCCGACGATCCATACAAAAAACCTGGACCGGATGGCAGCCGAAGGCCAGAAATGGACGAATTTTTATGTGGCTGCCAGCGTCTGCACCCCGAGCCGGGCGGGGTTGCTGACTGGGAGACTGCCGGTAAGGAACGGCTTGACGAGTAACGAGATCGGTGTGTTTTTCCCGGACTCCCACAATGGGATGCCGGCTTCGGAAATCACCCTGGCCGAGCAATTGAAAAAGGCGGGATACGCCACCGGGATGGTGGGCAAGTGGCACCTGGGGCACAAGGAGGAATACCTGCCGCCCAACCACGGTTTTGACGATTATTTCGGTATTCCTTACTCGAATGACATGGACTTTACGGGCCAGTTCACTTCCTACCAGGATTATTTTGGCCGGTATACGGAGCGCTATGAATCCCTGAAAACCGAGGAATATAACGTGCCATTGATCCGCGGGACGGAAGAGATCGAACGTCCGGTGAACCAGAACACCATCACCAAGCGCTATAACGATGAGGCGGTGAAATGGATTCGGGAGCACAAGGACGAGCCCTTTTTCATGTACCTGGCGCACAGCCTGCCACACGTGCCCCTGTTTACCTCGGATGAGTTCCGGGGCACCAGCGCCCGGGGTCTCTACGGCGACGTGGTGGAGGAAATCGACCATGGGGTAGGGCAGATCATGGAGCTGCTCGAGGCGGAAGGTCTCGCAGAAAATACCATCGTGGTCTTTACCTCCGACAACGGCCCCTGGCTGCCCACTGGTATCTCCGGGGGCAGCGCCGGCCTGCTGCGGGAAGGCAAAGGCACAACCTGGGAAGGCGGAATGCGGGAGCCCACGATTTTCTGGGCTCCCGGAATGCTGCCTGCCAAAGTTGTCATGGATATGGGCAGCACGCTGGACCTGTTTAATACCTTCAGCAGCCTGGCCGGGGTGCCCATGCCCGACGACCGGGAAATGGACGGGGTAGACCTGAGCCCGATCCTGTTCGGGGATGCCGAGTCGCCCAGGAAGGAAATGTTTTACTACCAGGGGGCCGACCTGTATGCCGTGCGCCTGGGGGCGTACAAGGCACATTTCTATACCAAGGAGGCCTATGTGATGGGGGCCGAACGGGTGGAACACAACCCGCCGTTGCTCTACAACGTGGAGGAGGACCCCTCCGAAAAATACGACCTGTCCGGGAAGCACCCGGAGGTCATCGAGGAAATCCGGCGGGTTGTGGAAGCGCATAACGCCAACATGGTCAAAGCCCCCGATTTGCTGAAAGATCGGGGTTGACCTGAAAAGAAATTGATTTATGTTTTGTTCTAGATGTAGATTGATTGTTTAGTTAGTTAATTCGAAGCGCGGTGGGGACACCGCGCTTTAACATTAAATGTATTTGTCATGAATTTCCATCAATCGGATTCCCGGCGGCTTTGCCCGCTGAACGCCATCCTGGCCCTCTTCTCCATAGGTTGTTTGGCCGCAGCAACCGGAACGTGTTATGCGCAAGAGCGCCCGGATGCCCCGAATATTCTCTGTATCCTGGTCGACGACCTGGGGTACGGCGACCTGTCCTGCCAGGGGGCCACGGATTTGCAGTCGCCCAACATCGATGCCCTGGCGGCCAACGGCATGCGGTTCACGAATTTCTACGCGAACAGCACGGTGTGTTCCCCGAGCCGCGCCGCGTTGCTTACGGGCAGGTATCCGGACCTGGTCGGCGTCCCGGGCGTCATCCGCCAAAACCCGGAGAACAACTGGGGGAACCTCGCGGACGATGCGGTCCTCATCCCCTCGGAGTTGAACCCGGCAGGCTACCACACCGGGATTATCGGCAAGTGGCACCTGGGGTTGGAAGAGCCCGATACGCCCAATGACCGCGGGTTTACTTATTTCAAGGGATTTTTGGGGGATATGATGGACGATTACTGGGACCACCGCCGGGGCGGCATCAACTGGATGCGGCTGAACCGGGAGGAAATCGACCCCAAAGGACATGCCACGGACCTGTTTACGGATTGGACTATCGATTTCCTGAAAGAGCGCCAGGGGGAGGAGCAGCCATTTTTCCTCTACCTCGCGTACAACGCACCCCACTTCCCGATCCAACCCCCCCGGGAATGGTTGGATAAGGTCCGGGAGCGGGAACCAAACCTGACGGAGAAACGGGCCAAAAACGTGGCTTTCGTGGAGCACCTGGACTATAGTGTCGGCCGGGTTATGGAGGCTTTGAAAACCACAGGGCTCGAAGAAAATACGTTGGTGGTTTTTGTGTCGGATAATGGCGGGGCCCTTTGGTATGCGCAGAGCAACGGCCCGCTCAGGGGCGGCAAACAGGATATGTACGAAGGCGGGATACGCGTCCCGGCCATTTTTTACTGGAAGGGAAAAATTGCCCCTGGCACCACCAGTGACAATACGGCCCTGTTGATGGATTTATTCCCCACATTTTGTGAATTGGCGGGACGCAAGCCCCCTGAAAATGTCGACGGCATCAGCCTTGTGCCCACCTTGACAGGGCAAGCGCAGGACACGGCCAACCGCTACCTCTACTGGGTCCGCCGCGAGGGGGGTGATTATGGCGGACAAGCCTATTACGCCGCGCGATTCGGGGATTTCAAGATTTTACAGAACACACCTTTTGAACCCATACAGTTTTTTAATATCGGCCAGGATGAGCTGGAAACTACCCCCCTTGAAACGGATTCGGAAGCGTACCGGGCATTGAGGGCCCAACTCATGGAACACATTCGCACGGCGGGAGGTGTGCCGTGGCAATAAGATGATAGGACTTTCTGCCCGCGTATAAAAAAGCTAAATTTCGCCCCGTGAAGCCGATCCGCCTCCATTTTCGCCTGGCCCTCGTCTATTTTTTGGTCGCCGCACTATTCGGTTTGGCCTTGCGGGGTTTCGGGGTGTTTGATTTACCGGGGAAATACAGGTTCCTGGTGCACACGCATTCGCATATTGCACTACTGGGGTGGGTCTACCTGGCTTTGACCACCTTAATTTACCACGCTTTCCTACACAGCTCCTCCATCCGGGCTCGTTATCACCGGTTGTTCCTTTTTACGCAATTGACCCTGTTGGGCATGCTCTTGAGCTTCCCCTTCCATGGGTATGCATTCTGGTCTATCTTGTTTTCGACCCTGTTCCTGTTGGCCTCCTACGGCTATTTTGCTTTTTTCCTATCCAATTCCAGGGCGGATCAACGAAAAGCGCCCGGTTTTCGCCTGGTCCGGGCTTCACTTATTTACATGGTCCTTTCCAGTTTGGGCCCCTGGGCGCTGGGCGGGATCATGAACACCCTGGGCCCGGAATCCGCCTGGTATCGGCTGGCCATCTATTTTTATTTGCATTTCCAGTACAACGGTTGGATGGTCCTTGCCCTGGCCGGGCTCGGACTGCATCTGGCCGGCAAACGGGGGATAGGCCTGTTGCCCAAACGATTTGAAACCGGGTTTTGGCTGCTTCAAAGTGGCATCATACTCTCCTTTTTCCTCTCTACCCTGTGGATGGAGCCACCCGGGGTGTTTTATGTGATCGGCGGCCTGGGGGCCCTGCTGCAACTCGCCGGGTTCCTCTACATTGGGAGCGCCCTATGGGTGGGCCTGCGCCAACGGTTCAACGGTTGGGCCTTACATCGCCTGTTGGTATTTGTCCTGGTACTATTCGGGGTAAAGCTTCTGTTGCAGGCCCTTTCAGCCTTGCCGGCATTCGCCACCCTGATAGCCGGGAATATCGATTATATAATCGGGTACCTGCACCTGACTTTTTTAGGAATCCTCACCCCCGCGTTGTGGCTCTTGGGCAAATCGCAAAGGATCATCCGGCTGCCCGTCGGTGGAACAGGGGTCTTCCTGCTGGGGTTTGTACTGTCGGAGTTGCTGATCTTCCTCAGGGGTTCCCAGGGCTGGCTAAATTTCTCTGTCCCCCTGGATTTTTCACAATGGATTTTTTACACGAGCCTGCTGATGGTCCTGGGGATTTTATGGATCATTACCTGCCAATGGCCGCGTAGCCATTAATCAGATGGGGCCCCGTTTGGATTCC
This genomic window from Robiginitalea biformata HTCC2501 contains:
- a CDS encoding sulfatase family protein, producing MNFHQSDSRRLCPLNAILALFSIGCLAAATGTCYAQERPDAPNILCILVDDLGYGDLSCQGATDLQSPNIDALAANGMRFTNFYANSTVCSPSRAALLTGRYPDLVGVPGVIRQNPENNWGNLADDAVLIPSELNPAGYHTGIIGKWHLGLEEPDTPNDRGFTYFKGFLGDMMDDYWDHRRGGINWMRLNREEIDPKGHATDLFTDWTIDFLKERQGEEQPFFLYLAYNAPHFPIQPPREWLDKVREREPNLTEKRAKNVAFVEHLDYSVGRVMEALKTTGLEENTLVVFVSDNGGALWYAQSNGPLRGGKQDMYEGGIRVPAIFYWKGKIAPGTTSDNTALLMDLFPTFCELAGRKPPENVDGISLVPTLTGQAQDTANRYLYWVRREGGDYGGQAYYAARFGDFKILQNTPFEPIQFFNIGQDELETTPLETDSEAYRALRAQLMEHIRTAGGVPWQ
- a CDS encoding sulfatase family protein, yielding MRILKGKAMGARNLMALTMCLGLMAGCQNTETSPGDSEGTAAAGGIPEKPNFIIVFADDLGYGDLSSFGHPTIHTKNLDRMAAEGQKWTNFYVAASVCTPSRAGLLTGRLPVRNGLTSNEIGVFFPDSHNGMPASEITLAEQLKKAGYATGMVGKWHLGHKEEYLPPNHGFDDYFGIPYSNDMDFTGQFTSYQDYFGRYTERYESLKTEEYNVPLIRGTEEIERPVNQNTITKRYNDEAVKWIREHKDEPFFMYLAHSLPHVPLFTSDEFRGTSARGLYGDVVEEIDHGVGQIMELLEAEGLAENTIVVFTSDNGPWLPTGISGGSAGLLREGKGTTWEGGMREPTIFWAPGMLPAKVVMDMGSTLDLFNTFSSLAGVPMPDDREMDGVDLSPILFGDAESPRKEMFYYQGADLYAVRLGAYKAHFYTKEAYVMGAERVEHNPPLLYNVEEDPSEKYDLSGKHPEVIEEIRRVVEAHNANMVKAPDLLKDRG